One genomic region from Anopheles bellator chromosome 2, idAnoBellAS_SP24_06.2, whole genome shotgun sequence encodes:
- the LOC131208939 gene encoding NADH dehydrogenase [ubiquinone] flavoprotein 2, mitochondrial, producing MLRLFANTMKLGASRPLSTSAVKLSDNLFVHRDTPEDNPSIPFEFTADNKKRADAILNIYPEGHKRGAMIPLLDLAQRQHGWLPISAMHKVADILGLPHMRVYEVATFYTMFMRKPTGKYHIQVCTTTPCWLCGSDEVLAACKKNLGIGVGETTKDGKFTISEVECLGACVNAPMLAVNDDYYEDLSVADTEEILNTLKQGKQPRPGPRNGRFASEPVGGLTSLTEEPKGPGFGLQAGL from the exons ATGCTGCGCTTGTTCGCCAACACTATG AAGCTCGGGGCTTCCCGGCCGCTGAGCACGTCAGCTGTGAAGCTGAGCGACAACTTGTTCGTTCATCGTGATACTCCTGAGGACAATCCTTCCATCCCATTTGAGTTCACCGCTGACAATAAGAAG CGAGCAGACGCAATCCTAAACATCTACCCTGAAGGACACAAACGCGGTGCCATGATTCCGCTGCTTGATCTCGCCCAGCGACAGCATGGTTGGTTACCTATCTCGGCCATGCACAAGGTGGCTGACATTCTAGGATTGCCGCATATGCGAGTGTACGAGGTGGCAACGTTTTACACGATGTTTATGCGCAAACCTACTGGAAAGTATCACATTCAGGTGTGCACGACCACTCCGTGCTGGCTCTGCGGTTCGGATGAGGTCCTCGCGGCTTGTAAG AAAAACCTGGGAATCGGTGTAGGAGAGACCACCAAAGACGGCAAGTTCACAATCTCCGAGGTGGAGTGTTTGGGTGCTTGCGTCAATGCGCCGATGCTAGCCGTTAATGATGATTATTAT GAAGATTTAAGCGTAGCGGATACGGAAGAAATTTTAAACACCTTAAAGCAAGGGAAACAACCTCGTCCTGGACCCCGTAATGGGCGCTTTGCTTCGGAGCCAGTCGGTGGACTTACTTCGCTTACAGAAGAACCCAAAGGACCTGGATTCGGGCTTCAAGCAGGACTGTAA
- the LOC131209064 gene encoding nucleolar protein 58 isoform X2, with the protein MFVLYETPAGYAIFKLLDDNKLKEIDNLYLEFESPEKAGKIVKLKHFEKFADTTEALSAATAAVEGKVSKTLKKALKKLVVDDVQNQLLVADAKLGNAIKDKLSLQCVSNTSVQELMRCIRNQSENLLSGLPKKEMTAMSLGLAHSLSRYKLKFSPDKIDTMIVQAQSLLDDLDKELNNYMMRVREWYGWHFPELGKILTDNVAYIKTIKLVGTRDNMADTDLSDILMEELEQKVKEAAEISMGTEISEEDIINIQNLCDEILSINEYRAHLSEYLKTRMMAMAPNLTVLVGETVGARLIAHAGSLVNLAKHPASTVQILGSEKALFRALKTKKDTPKYGLIYHASMVGSASTKNKGRISRSLAAKASLATRVDAFGDDVTMELGIGHRAKLETRLRMLEEGINTRLSGVKAKAKLQKFHAVSEVKTFKAAFDSTLPSTSKKVKMEHEAENAPSLKKVKVETDAEAVEEEEQTVEMADVAEEGSSKKKKKKVKHEQEADESVLAESVMEVPASDKKDKKKKKKKQAEADE; encoded by the exons atgtttgttttatacGAAACACCGGCAGGATATGCCATTTTTAAG CTTTTGGATGACAAcaaattgaaggagattgatAATCTCTATCTAGAATTTGAATCTCCAGAGAAAGCCGGAAAAAT cgttaaattaaagcattttGAAAAGTTTGCTGACACGACCGAAGCTCTTTCGGCGGCCACGGCTGCCGTTGAGGGCAAGGTGTCTAAAACACTAAAGAAAGCGTTGAAAAAGCTCGTGGTAGATGATGTACAGAAccagctgctggtggcggacGCCAAACTTGGTAACGCGATTAAGGACAAGCTGTCGCTCCAGTGCGTTTCCAACACATCGGTCCAGGAACTGATGCGCTGTATTCGTAACCAGTCGGAAAATTTACTGTCTGGTTtgccgaaaaaagaaatgacGGCAATGTCGCTTGGGTTGGctcactctctgtctcgctACAAACTAAAGTTCTCGCCGGATAAGATTGACACGATGATTGTGCAGGCCCAAAGCCTGCTGGACGATCTGGATAAGGAGTTAAACAACTACATGATGCGAGTGCGCGAGTG GTACGGTTGGCATTTTCCGGAGCTGGGAAAAATTCTCACAGACAACGTGGCGTACATTAAAACCATTAAACTCGTTGGCACGAGAGACAATATGGCTGATACGGATCTGTCCGATATTTTGATGGAAGAGCTGGAACAGAAAGTAAAAGAAGCGGCCGAAATTTCCATGG GAACGGAAATTTCTGAAGAGGACATCATTAACATACAGAACCTCTGCGATGAAATTTTGTCCATCAATGAGTATCGTGCACATTTAAGCGAGTATCTTAAAACTAGAATGATGGCCATGGCACCGAATCTGACCGTGCTCGTTGGCGAAACAGTCGGGGCTCGACTTATTGCACACGCCGGTTCATTGGTTAATCTTGCAAAACATCCGGCCTCAACGGTCCAAATTTTGG GTTCCGAAAAAGCCCTGTTTCGTGCTCTAAAGACCAAGAAGGATACACCGAAGTACGGTCTCATTTACCACGCCAGTATGGTGGGTTCAGCCAGTACGAAGAATAAGGGGCGTATTTCGCGTTCTTTGGCCGCCAAAGCATCGTTGGCTACGCGTGTGGACGCTTTCGGTGACGACGTCACCATGGAGCTCGGTATCGGCCATCGAGCGAAGCTTGAAACACGGTTGCGCATGCTGGAGGAAGGCATCAACACAAGGTTGTCTGGCGTCAAGGCAAAGGCAAAACTGCAAAAGTTCCATGCCGTTAGCGAAGTTAAAACGTTTAAGGCGGCCTTCGATAGCACATTGCCGTCCACGtcaaagaaagtaaaaatggAGCATGAAGCCGAAAACGCCCCCTCGCTAAAGAAGGTCAAGGTTGAGACGGATGCG GAAGCTGTCGAAGAAGAGGAACAAACTGTCGAAATGGCAGACGTGGCGGAAGAAGGTtcgtcgaagaagaagaaaaagaaggtaAAGCATGAGCAAGAAGCTGACGAAAGTGTCCTTGCGGAAAGTGTAATGGAAGTTCCGGCCTCagataaaaaggataaaaagaagaagaaaaagaagcaagcAGAAGCCGATGAATGA
- the LOC131209064 gene encoding nucleolar protein 58 isoform X1, with translation MFVLYETPAGYAIFKLLDDNKLKEIDNLYLEFESPEKAGKIVKLKHFEKFADTTEALSAATAAVEGKVSKTLKKALKKLVVDDVQNQLLVADAKLGNAIKDKLSLQCVSNTSVQELMRCIRNQSENLLSGLPKKEMTAMSLGLAHSLSRYKLKFSPDKIDTMIVQAQSLLDDLDKELNNYMMRVREWYGWHFPELGKILTDNVAYIKTIKLVGTRDNMADTDLSDILMEELEQKVKEAAEISMGTEISEEDIINIQNLCDEILSINEYRAHLSEYLKTRMMAMAPNLTVLVGETVGARLIAHAGSLVNLAKHPASTVQILGSEKALFRALKTKKDTPKYGLIYHASMVGSASTKNKGRISRSLAAKASLATRVDAFGDDVTMELGIGHRAKLETRLRMLEEGINTRLSGVKAKAKLQKFHAVSEVKTFKAAFDSTLPSTSKKVKMEHEAENAPSLKKVKVETDAAEEEEPEIQTPNKKMKKKKDVKEEAVEEEEQTVEMADVAEEGSSKKKKKKVKHEQEADESVLAESVMEVPASDKKDKKKKKKKQAEADE, from the exons atgtttgttttatacGAAACACCGGCAGGATATGCCATTTTTAAG CTTTTGGATGACAAcaaattgaaggagattgatAATCTCTATCTAGAATTTGAATCTCCAGAGAAAGCCGGAAAAAT cgttaaattaaagcattttGAAAAGTTTGCTGACACGACCGAAGCTCTTTCGGCGGCCACGGCTGCCGTTGAGGGCAAGGTGTCTAAAACACTAAAGAAAGCGTTGAAAAAGCTCGTGGTAGATGATGTACAGAAccagctgctggtggcggacGCCAAACTTGGTAACGCGATTAAGGACAAGCTGTCGCTCCAGTGCGTTTCCAACACATCGGTCCAGGAACTGATGCGCTGTATTCGTAACCAGTCGGAAAATTTACTGTCTGGTTtgccgaaaaaagaaatgacGGCAATGTCGCTTGGGTTGGctcactctctgtctcgctACAAACTAAAGTTCTCGCCGGATAAGATTGACACGATGATTGTGCAGGCCCAAAGCCTGCTGGACGATCTGGATAAGGAGTTAAACAACTACATGATGCGAGTGCGCGAGTG GTACGGTTGGCATTTTCCGGAGCTGGGAAAAATTCTCACAGACAACGTGGCGTACATTAAAACCATTAAACTCGTTGGCACGAGAGACAATATGGCTGATACGGATCTGTCCGATATTTTGATGGAAGAGCTGGAACAGAAAGTAAAAGAAGCGGCCGAAATTTCCATGG GAACGGAAATTTCTGAAGAGGACATCATTAACATACAGAACCTCTGCGATGAAATTTTGTCCATCAATGAGTATCGTGCACATTTAAGCGAGTATCTTAAAACTAGAATGATGGCCATGGCACCGAATCTGACCGTGCTCGTTGGCGAAACAGTCGGGGCTCGACTTATTGCACACGCCGGTTCATTGGTTAATCTTGCAAAACATCCGGCCTCAACGGTCCAAATTTTGG GTTCCGAAAAAGCCCTGTTTCGTGCTCTAAAGACCAAGAAGGATACACCGAAGTACGGTCTCATTTACCACGCCAGTATGGTGGGTTCAGCCAGTACGAAGAATAAGGGGCGTATTTCGCGTTCTTTGGCCGCCAAAGCATCGTTGGCTACGCGTGTGGACGCTTTCGGTGACGACGTCACCATGGAGCTCGGTATCGGCCATCGAGCGAAGCTTGAAACACGGTTGCGCATGCTGGAGGAAGGCATCAACACAAGGTTGTCTGGCGTCAAGGCAAAGGCAAAACTGCAAAAGTTCCATGCCGTTAGCGAAGTTAAAACGTTTAAGGCGGCCTTCGATAGCACATTGCCGTCCACGtcaaagaaagtaaaaatggAGCATGAAGCCGAAAACGCCCCCTCGCTAAAGAAGGTCAAGGTTGAGACGGATGCGGCGGAGGAAGAAGAACCCGAAATCCAAACACCTAATaaaaagatgaagaagaagaaggacgtAAAGGAG GAAGCTGTCGAAGAAGAGGAACAAACTGTCGAAATGGCAGACGTGGCGGAAGAAGGTtcgtcgaagaagaagaaaaagaaggtaAAGCATGAGCAAGAAGCTGACGAAAGTGTCCTTGCGGAAAGTGTAATGGAAGTTCCGGCCTCagataaaaaggataaaaagaagaagaaaaagaagcaagcAGAAGCCGATGAATGA